One genomic window of Candidatus Methylomirabilota bacterium includes the following:
- a CDS encoding type II secretion system F family protein, giving the protein MPLLVAALTFLLVLALIAGVTWSFEGKRRLRERLAGGMAAGAGVDPDLLRAQARLAASSSRQAALYDRLGRLAAQAGYPGLSNDFLLYVSIGATLGLLLGWLRTGLFVWGLGAAAAVGAAPILFLLWKRQKRMQRFEAQFPDALDAMSRAIRAGNALSSAIQLVGQEMPNPLGAEFTQVFEETKLGLDPGEALSRLAERTPTDDVRFFCTAVLIQRGSGGNLAEILDRLSEVIRERFKILSHARALSAQHRWSAICVGLSPVAFAIMFELMSPGYFTPMLESPLAPVLLGAGLTMEAIGFFMVWRIAKIKV; this is encoded by the coding sequence ATGCCCCTGCTGGTCGCCGCGCTGACCTTCCTTCTCGTGCTGGCGCTGATCGCTGGCGTCACCTGGTCCTTCGAGGGAAAGCGCCGGCTCCGCGAACGGCTGGCCGGCGGGATGGCGGCAGGCGCCGGCGTCGACCCCGATCTCCTGCGGGCCCAAGCGCGCCTCGCAGCTTCGTCGTCGCGCCAGGCCGCCCTCTATGATCGTCTGGGACGCCTCGCGGCGCAGGCCGGCTATCCGGGGCTGTCCAACGACTTCCTCCTCTACGTCAGCATCGGCGCCACTCTGGGCCTCTTGCTGGGGTGGCTCCGGACCGGGCTCTTTGTCTGGGGCCTCGGGGCAGCGGCGGCGGTGGGTGCGGCCCCGATCTTGTTCCTCCTCTGGAAAAGGCAGAAGCGGATGCAGCGCTTCGAGGCCCAGTTCCCGGACGCGCTCGACGCGATGTCGCGCGCCATCCGCGCCGGGAACGCGCTCAGCAGCGCCATTCAACTGGTGGGCCAGGAGATGCCGAATCCTCTTGGAGCCGAGTTTACCCAGGTGTTCGAGGAGACAAAGCTCGGCTTGGATCCCGGCGAGGCGCTCTCGCGGCTGGCCGAGCGCACGCCGACCGACGACGTCCGGTTCTTCTGCACCGCGGTCCTCATCCAGCGCGGCTCCGGCGGGAATCTCGCCGAGATCCTGGACCGGCTCAGCGAGGTCATCCGCGAGCGCTTCAAGATCCTGAGCCACGCCCGCGCCCTGTCGGCCCAGCACCGCTGGTCGGCCATATGCGTGGGGCTGAGCCCGGTGGCCTTCGCCATCATGTTCGAGCTGATGAGCCCTGGGTACTTCACGCCCATGCTGGAGTCGCCTCTCGCGCCCGTGCTCCTGGGCGCGGGGCTGACCATGGAGGCCATCGGCTTCTTCATGGTGTGGCGCATCGCCAAGATCAAGGTATGA
- a CDS encoding type II secretion system F family protein, giving the protein MNPLTVAIVTFLLVVGVTLVSAMIVMRLWPAIGRGRLSRASTVADGPVSILRFDSEPQSGLQRAIEKIGRNVVPKDNVRLTRYRVRLTQAGFSDPRGVAMLWGAKVVCALIGFLAYPFFGFLMQRVLSNTLIISLVCLAIGFMLPDFWLYNRIKERQRAIVNMLPDVLDLLMVCVEAGLGFDAAVARVAEQEELTRSPLHQELMRMHLEVRAGRPREEAMRSLGERCGVQEVRSMVSAFVQSDRLGTPLGKTLRVHAETARVQRRHRAEERASLAPLKMIFPTVLFLMPAFFLVAMAPSLIGLIKSFRSLVQ; this is encoded by the coding sequence ATGAACCCACTCACCGTCGCGATCGTCACGTTCCTCCTGGTAGTTGGAGTGACGCTGGTCAGCGCGATGATCGTCATGCGGCTCTGGCCCGCCATCGGGCGCGGTCGGCTCTCCCGCGCGTCCACCGTCGCCGACGGGCCCGTGTCGATCCTGAGATTCGACAGCGAGCCCCAGTCGGGCCTCCAGCGCGCCATCGAGAAGATCGGTCGGAACGTCGTCCCGAAGGACAACGTCCGGCTCACGCGCTACCGGGTGCGCCTGACCCAGGCCGGCTTCAGCGATCCCCGCGGCGTCGCGATGCTCTGGGGCGCCAAGGTCGTGTGCGCGCTGATCGGGTTCCTCGCCTATCCCTTCTTCGGATTTCTCATGCAGCGGGTGCTCTCGAACACGCTGATCATCTCGCTGGTCTGCCTCGCGATCGGGTTCATGCTCCCGGACTTCTGGCTGTACAACCGGATCAAGGAGCGGCAGCGGGCGATCGTGAACATGCTGCCGGACGTGCTCGACCTCCTGATGGTCTGCGTGGAGGCCGGCCTGGGCTTCGACGCGGCGGTGGCGCGCGTGGCCGAGCAGGAGGAGCTGACGCGGAGTCCCCTCCACCAGGAGCTGATGCGCATGCACCTGGAGGTCCGGGCGGGCCGACCCCGCGAGGAGGCGATGCGGAGCCTGGGCGAGCGCTGCGGCGTCCAGGAAGTGCGCTCGATGGTGAGCGCCTTCGTCCAGTCCGATCGGCTCGGGACGCCCCTCGGCAAGACCCTCCGTGTCCACGCCGAGACGGCGCGCGTCCAGCGCCGGCATCGCGCCGAGGAGCGGGCGTCCCTCGCGCCGCTCAAGATGATCTTCCCGACGGTCCTGTTCCTCATGCCGGCGTTCTTCCTGGTGGCGATGGCCCCATCCCTCATCGGTCTCATCAAGTCGTTCAGGAGCCTCGTACAATGA
- a CDS encoding pilus assembly protein TadG-related protein has product MRIQRVRDWLNNERGNVLLFTFTLLVFLLVMGGFAIDFAYQAAARTELQRTIDAAALAGAGKLGFDDTVFPTVRATAQQYGTLNPLRTGTLTLNLNTANASNGNIVLGIWNAGTFTPSLVGSQVNAVRCQVQTTIPTSFLRLLNIDTLPITASAVAISNPPVLPGCGTPILPIAVTPCAFYDAGTGQFNNSNGCGTGLTWISSNNICNNQAGSPQSCNSAAWASLDGSNWTSGQHQAAITNAGLGAGAACNATAPAGGNTYLDNGMVQPTFNLLRDTFTTNRTSTLSGDIIKIVNGTPQVVYQASWGGWEVGVMLVQTACPPGAMTGTAPIMTYSKFVVTQVFDQNNGCVISPNMDPQAASYCGTRDNSLRAVFGYFRCDTLGQVATIDPAPRTALAAKLKLVR; this is encoded by the coding sequence ATGAGAATCCAGCGGGTCCGTGACTGGCTCAATAACGAGCGCGGCAATGTCCTGCTTTTCACGTTCACCCTGCTCGTCTTCCTGCTCGTGATGGGCGGGTTCGCGATCGACTTTGCCTATCAGGCCGCCGCCCGCACGGAGCTCCAGCGAACCATCGACGCCGCCGCCCTCGCCGGAGCTGGCAAACTCGGGTTCGACGACACGGTGTTTCCCACCGTGCGCGCCACCGCGCAGCAGTACGGGACGCTGAACCCGCTGCGCACCGGCACGCTCACGCTCAACCTCAATACCGCGAACGCCTCCAATGGCAACATCGTGCTCGGCATCTGGAACGCGGGGACCTTCACCCCGTCGCTAGTGGGCAGTCAGGTCAATGCGGTGCGCTGCCAGGTCCAGACCACGATCCCGACCTCGTTCCTGCGGCTGCTGAACATCGACACACTTCCGATCACGGCCAGCGCGGTCGCCATCTCCAACCCACCCGTGCTACCGGGCTGCGGCACTCCGATCCTGCCCATCGCGGTGACCCCTTGCGCCTTCTACGACGCGGGGACCGGACAGTTCAACAACAGCAATGGCTGCGGCACCGGGCTCACCTGGATCTCGAGCAATAACATCTGCAACAACCAGGCGGGCAGCCCGCAGTCCTGCAACAGCGCCGCTTGGGCCAGCCTCGACGGCAGCAACTGGACCAGCGGTCAGCATCAGGCGGCCATCACGAACGCGGGGCTCGGGGCGGGCGCTGCCTGCAATGCCACGGCACCGGCGGGGGGCAACACCTACCTCGACAACGGCATGGTGCAGCCCACCTTCAACCTGCTTCGGGACACCTTTACCACTAATCGGACTTCGACCCTTAGTGGCGACATCATCAAAATAGTGAACGGGACTCCCCAGGTCGTGTACCAGGCCTCGTGGGGCGGCTGGGAGGTGGGGGTCATGCTGGTGCAGACCGCTTGTCCTCCAGGCGCCATGACCGGGACGGCCCCCATCATGACTTACAGCAAATTCGTGGTGACCCAGGTCTTCGATCAGAACAACGGCTGCGTGATTTCCCCGAACATGGACCCACAGGCGGCGTCCTATTGCGGCACGCGCGACAACAGCCTCCGGGCGGTGTTCGGCTATTTCCGCTGCGACACGCTCGGCCAGGTGGCGACGATCGATCCGGCGCCCCGCACGGCGCTCGCAGCCAAGCTCAAGCTGGTCAGGTGA
- a CDS encoding response regulator yields the protein MTPSTVLRIVVVDSDAESRTALRKMLGGMPGAVVVGEFGDVRQALLDTPSRRPDLVLIEIPSGRDEDVSGATVRKFAETLPEAAILAMGSGVSAEAVLKVIRAGAFEFLSRPVERADLAEALEKVARVRRGPAPSVRKTGRVLSVFSTKGGLGVTTVAINLAVCLAERAPDNTLLIELDTRQSDIATFLDLRPTYSVLDAFENIDRLDESFLRGLLTRHSSGLWVLPGPLRMERTQLNGEQVRAGLEIIRSHFDHVVLDLRHDTSPGTFAGLEASDAIVFLTNLEVSALRSGAAGLAGFRLLGIDSHKVKVVVMREDTGEDVTLKHAREALGVPVYWRTPSDYQAVVSAINTGKPVVTAAPRSKFARNVRQLAESLAGSVPGPKGTPASKRASSLLGMVWNPKSTGA from the coding sequence GTGACCCCATCGACCGTGCTCCGTATCGTCGTCGTCGACTCGGACGCCGAGTCCCGCACCGCCCTCCGCAAGATGCTGGGGGGCATGCCGGGCGCGGTGGTGGTGGGGGAATTCGGCGACGTCAGGCAGGCCCTGCTGGACACGCCGAGCCGCCGCCCAGATCTGGTCCTGATCGAGATTCCGTCTGGGCGCGATGAAGACGTGTCGGGCGCGACCGTCCGGAAGTTCGCAGAAACCTTGCCCGAAGCGGCCATCCTGGCCATGGGCAGCGGCGTGTCCGCGGAGGCCGTCCTCAAGGTCATCCGCGCGGGCGCCTTCGAGTTCCTGTCGCGGCCGGTGGAGCGCGCGGACCTGGCGGAGGCGCTCGAAAAGGTCGCGCGCGTGCGTCGCGGTCCGGCCCCCAGCGTTCGCAAGACGGGCCGCGTGCTGTCGGTGTTCTCCACCAAGGGCGGCCTCGGCGTGACCACGGTGGCGATCAACCTCGCGGTGTGCCTCGCCGAGCGGGCGCCCGACAACACGCTCCTCATCGAGCTCGACACTCGGCAGTCCGACATCGCGACGTTCCTCGACCTGCGCCCGACCTACTCGGTGCTCGACGCCTTCGAGAACATCGACCGCCTCGACGAGTCATTCCTGCGTGGCCTCCTCACCCGGCACTCGAGTGGGCTCTGGGTGCTTCCCGGCCCGCTCCGGATGGAGCGGACGCAGCTCAACGGCGAGCAGGTCCGGGCCGGCCTCGAGATCATCCGCTCGCACTTCGACCACGTGGTGCTCGATCTCCGGCACGACACGTCCCCGGGGACATTCGCCGGGCTCGAGGCCTCCGACGCGATCGTCTTCCTCACCAACCTCGAGGTCTCGGCGCTGCGCTCCGGCGCGGCCGGCCTCGCGGGGTTCCGCCTGCTCGGCATCGACTCCCACAAGGTGAAGGTGGTGGTGATGCGGGAGGACACCGGCGAGGACGTGACCTTGAAGCACGCGCGTGAAGCGCTCGGCGTGCCCGTGTACTGGCGGACGCCGAGCGACTATCAGGCGGTGGTGTCGGCGATCAACACGGGGAAGCCAGTGGTGACCGCCGCGCCCCGCTCGAAATTCGCCCGAAACGTCAGGCAGCTCGCGGAATCCCTCGCCGGCAGCGTGCCCGGACCCAAGGGCACGCCGGCCTCGAAGCGCGCGAGCTCATTGCTGGGCATGGTCTGGAATCCCAAGAGCACAGGAGCCTGA
- a CDS encoding CpaF family protein, producing the protein MALFQRRQGLEPAPVVTNGAPPREPKRAGESAYFELKTRIHRQLIESLDLSKLNLLPRETVQAQIQRIVEDMLASDETPLSRQEREQLVIEVQHETFGLGPIEPLMQDPTVSDILVNGPRAIYVERRGRLERTRLIFRDDTHLLQVIERIVSRVGRRVDESSPMVDARLPDGSRVNAIIPPLALDGPVLSIRRFAVDPLKTDDLIGLNTWTPALSAIIRAAVQARLNILISGGTGSGKTTLLNVISEAIPNHERIVTVEDSAELQLQQEHKVRLETRPANIEGAGNVTQRDLVRNALRMRPDRIIVGEVRGPEVLDMLQAMNTGHDGSLSTVHANSTRDALARLETMILLSGISLPVRAMRDYIASALDLIIHLSRLSDGSRKILRLTEVVGMEEDVVTTQDIFVFEQEGVDKDGKVIGYHRATGVRPKFADRLRRAGIELDPDIFNPNKRQAVR; encoded by the coding sequence ATGGCACTCTTTCAGCGACGGCAGGGCCTCGAGCCCGCCCCGGTGGTGACGAACGGCGCGCCCCCGCGTGAGCCCAAGCGGGCCGGCGAGTCGGCCTATTTCGAGCTCAAGACCCGGATCCACCGTCAGCTCATCGAGAGCCTCGACCTGTCGAAGCTCAACCTGCTGCCACGGGAAACCGTCCAGGCGCAGATCCAGCGCATCGTCGAGGACATGCTCGCGAGCGACGAGACGCCGCTGAGCCGGCAAGAGCGCGAGCAGCTCGTCATCGAGGTCCAGCACGAGACGTTCGGTCTCGGCCCCATCGAGCCGCTCATGCAGGATCCGACCGTGTCCGACATCCTCGTCAACGGGCCCCGCGCGATTTACGTCGAGCGGCGCGGGCGGCTGGAGCGGACGCGGCTCATCTTCCGCGATGACACCCACCTCCTCCAGGTCATCGAGCGCATCGTGTCACGCGTGGGCCGGCGGGTAGATGAGTCCTCCCCGATGGTGGACGCCCGGCTGCCCGATGGCTCGCGCGTCAACGCGATCATCCCGCCGCTGGCCCTGGACGGGCCTGTGCTCTCGATCCGGCGGTTTGCGGTCGATCCGCTGAAGACCGATGATCTGATCGGGCTGAATACCTGGACGCCTGCGCTCTCCGCGATCATCCGGGCCGCGGTGCAGGCGCGTCTGAACATCCTCATCTCGGGCGGCACCGGCTCCGGCAAGACGACGCTCCTCAACGTCATCTCCGAGGCCATCCCGAACCACGAGCGCATCGTCACCGTGGAGGACTCGGCCGAGCTCCAGCTCCAGCAGGAGCACAAGGTCCGCCTGGAGACCCGCCCGGCCAACATCGAGGGTGCAGGAAACGTGACCCAGCGCGATCTCGTGCGGAACGCGCTCCGGATGCGGCCCGACCGGATCATCGTCGGTGAGGTGCGGGGCCCCGAGGTCCTGGACATGCTGCAGGCCATGAACACCGGCCACGACGGCTCCCTGTCCACCGTCCATGCGAACTCGACCCGCGACGCGCTGGCCCGGCTCGAGACCATGATTTTGCTCTCCGGCATCTCCCTCCCCGTGCGGGCGATGCGCGACTACATCGCCTCCGCGCTCGACCTGATCATCCATCTCTCGCGGCTGAGCGACGGGAGCCGGAAGATCCTCCGCCTCACCGAGGTGGTCGGCATGGAAGAGGACGTGGTGACCACCCAGGATATCTTCGTCTTCGAGCAGGAGGGCGTGGACAAGGATGGAAAAGTGATCGGCTACCATCGCGCCACCGGCGTTCGGCCCAAGTTCGCGGACCGGCTGCGCCGGGCCGGCATCGAGCTGGACCCGGACATCTTCAACCCGAACAAGCGGCAGGCGGTTCGTTGA